The window GTAATTTGTTTtctgcttctctctttcttgataTTGTGGAAAGTCCTTTTTCCTTGTCAACGTAGATaacctatttttaaaaaaacattaccaTCTATGATCTATCTGATGGTAaattggtaataataataatttgtgaaCATTAGTTAGACGTGACGTCGTCGTTAATCACAATCCGGAAGATGTGAAGTCGAACGTGGGGTCAAGGAAGCTTCCACCATGATATTGATGTACATAATTacatactaattaattaagtaattctTTTGGCTTTATTCGTTTCccaatttgatatgttttatagTATAACTTAAGAAACACTAAATAACGAATATATATTAGTCATAGCCTTAGTTTGACGTCTCTCTCGtttacagaaaaagaaaaagacttgttcaaagagagaaagaagagatcaCACACAACATGGATCATCAtcaactcttctctctctgctCATTTCCGTACCTCTTCAAGATCAAGAAACATCTTTACGTCAGCCTCTTTCTACTGACTCTCCTCATATTCTCGAGCTTCATCGTCGACGTCTTGCCCTCTCTTCGTTTCGGTTTGTTGTCGTCGTTTTCGTTGTCTCAAACACTGACAAAGGAGTGCGATTACTCTAATGGAAGATGGGTTCGTCGAACAACTTCGTCATCATCTGTTAATGGATTACTGTATGGAGAAGAGTGTCGCTTTCTTGATTCTGGTTTTCGTTGTCGCAAGAATGGAAGAAAAGATTCTGGTTACCTCCGGTGGCGATGGCAACCACACGGCTGCGATCTTCCAAGGTAATACATTGCGTCACGTCATCACTGTATAGTCTACTTTTTCTTATAAACTCGAATATGTATTTCTTGCTTAGACCTTAAGTTATATTGATTCCATTGCAAATTAAAGGCGTTGGAGTTGCAACTTAATTAAACActagagattagggtttgattCACgttctttaacaaaaagaaagttttttttttgttggcttgATTTCTTGTAGTAGGGTCAAAGGGATTCATCATAAAAGACTTGAAACCTTGTTTTAGTATCTGTGACTAACTAAATGATCACTGTTTTTTTGAATGATTAGATTTAACGCAAGTGACTTTCTGGAGAGGAGTAGGAATGGGAGGATAGTGTTCGTCGGAGATTCCATCGGAAGAAACCAGTGGGAGTCTCTAATGTGCATGTTCTCACAAGCAATACCTAATAAATCTGAAATCTACGAAGAACATGGGAACCCCATCACTAAACACAAGGGCTTCCTCTCGATGCGATTCCCTCAGCAAAACCTCACTGTTGAGTATCACAGAACACCTTTTCTTGTCGTGATTGGTCGGCCACCGGATAAATCACCGAAAGAGATAAAAACCACAGTGAGAGTAGACGAATTCAACTGGCAATCAAAAAGATGGGTCGGGTCAGATGTTCTGGTTTTCAACACAGGGCACTGGTGGAACGAAGAGAAAACTGTGTTGACGTATGAGAAATACCGCTGCTTATATGATCACAATTCGACATTTCTCCTCCTTAACCGgggttgtttcttttgtgtgcAGAGGATGCTATTTTGAGGAGGGAAGGAAAGTGAACAAGACAATGGGAGTAATGGAGGCATTTGGGAAGTCTTTGAAGACATGGAAGTCATGGGTCTTAAAGAGACTTGATCCACACAAGAGTCATGTCTTCTTCAGAAGTTACTCTCCTGTGCACTATAGGTCAGGATTTATAATCAGAACGACAAAAGTTGTTATGTTATGGTATTTAGAGACCAgggttttaaaagtaaagaatcCATGGTGGTTGCAGAAATGGGACATGGAACTTGGGTGGTCTATGTGATGCAGAGATGGAACCCGAGACtgataaaagaaagatggaACCTGATGCGAGCCACAACGAATATATCTATAAAGTAATTGAAGAAATGAGATATCGACATATTAAGGTTAAATTTCTGAACATTACATATCTGACAGAGTTCAGGAAAGATGGTCATCCTTCTCGGTATCGAGAGCAAGGCACTCCTGTTGATGCTCCTCAAGACTGCAGCCACTGGTGCCTACCCGGTGTTCCTGACACATGGAATGAGATTCTCTATGCACAACTCTTGTCAATGAACTATAGAACAAAGTGAACTTTTTTGAGGTATaaagtgttttttgtttttttctctttatctaGTCATAATTCTGTTTCATCGATGCCTTCTTCAGGCTCTGTTTCATTTGTTTGCATTTGCTTGACCTTCTCAAGCTGTCTCAACAGGTTCAACCTCTCAGCTCCGTAGGTCGAAGGTATctgaacaaaaacatatatttatcaaCTCGATCGAATATATGGAAGAAATGTACAGAAGCAGATACACAAAAAACATTACCAAGCCTGGCACATATCTCTGAATTGCTGCAAGCATAGCTGCGTGACCAACTGCTGTGACCTGTGAGACATAAGCATAAACATTAGATTAGTTCATAGACTCAGACATATTGTAAACTGTTAGTGGTAAATGTAATTGATTGGTATTACGGGACTTCGCACCAAAAGCAACCATCAATATAGATCAGTATAAAGTTGTAGTGAACAGAAACGATTTACGAGGATGAACAACCAATGGGAACGGTATTGGGAAAATGGATAAGGTTGGTTTTTACTTACAGGAAGAAGCATAAGAACACCAATGGGAACAACTGATGCTAAGTCAGTCATGGTTCTGCGTAgggctttcttttctttctctgttaATTCATCTCCTACCACAGACCTCCTAAGGAGTTCCATAGCAGCAGCTGAATCAAACGCAAGAAGCTGAGTACCTTGCCATACGTCCTGTCAGAATATCCGGGTAAAGTGCAGTGTTAGTAACTAAGTCACGAAGTAGGGAAATAGTGAAGCAACAAGGCTGATCAGAAAATGCTAATTTGCTCAAGGAAACCGAAGATACATATAGCATGAGGCTTCGAATGACATTCATACCGTACTGGTTTCTTTAATTTGGTCAAGAGTTTTCTCAATgacgttttctttctttgagctCTGTACCAATTGCACACCTTTCATACTACTACGAGGATCTTCAGAGGTTCTTCCCTGCAGAACATAGAGATGAGAGCTTGTACTCGTGAACCATAGCAGAGATAACAATATTTAAACTAACGTAGAGTAAGTTGATCATCTGAGACATAAACGCAAATAACAATGTGTTAAGAGTTGATCGTCTGCTACCATGTTGAAAACTAAACCCATCAAAGAAAGAACAGAGCACAAAAATCATTGCACTAATTTGTCCATGAACTTGGTAACAAACTAACAATATGACTGAAATAGGGAAAAAGGAGTGAAAAAAACACCGTTTTAAAGATAGGATCAGTTTAGATCTCACAAGACTATGGGCAATCTCCGGGTAAAAATCGAGTAAATACTGAAAACTGacactttaaaatatttactatgtgtaaaaacaaatcaaacgtCTTGCAGCAGCGTCTGACTACTACTCCACTATGTTCGAAAAACCTATCTTGCAGCAAATAGTTACTAACCTCTTCGTTTACCGACTCATCTGTACTTCCTTGGACACGCTTCTCTAGCTCTATCAGTTCACTCCGTAGAAGTTCGAACCGATAGATCTCATCGGGTTTGGAATCCACactatttacattttctttggATTTCTCAAAATATTCATCTGCCTgcatattgtaaaaaaatattgaaacctCTCACCATACTACAAATTGAAAATGGTTGAATTAAACATAGCATCTCTTCACTGAGTGAAACCAATTATGAATACATAGTAACTAACTGACAAACGCAGAGTGCTAAGCAGAAATATCCCCAATACTAAGATCAGAGACATGCTTACAAACACATATGATAAAATGAAGCATACCGATGACTCGGGGCTAGGCTTATTTCTTGGATTGCGCACAAAGAACCCCCAGAATCCACGATCCCTACTAATGCGCAAAACAATACATAAAATTCCACAGTCAGAGGAAAACAAAGAGGAACCTACGTTTATACCTCAAAAACACCGAAGGAATTATTAACTAACAGAACAAACAATATACCTTGTGTCTTGATCTACAgaatttattgaattttttgagtcttttccttTTGGATATTGGCTTTGTTCCTCCGAGTACTCCTGAGAGTCACTATCACCACCATCCTGTATGAACCATATGAGATTTTAGTCTTCCACAGACGTTTAACAAAACCAAATGCATTGATTCTCATATTATAAGCACCCATTGAGGATGGTGTGCTGTGGACAGTACCAAACTAAAGCGTCAGTACGAAAATATCAGCATCAAAGGAAAAACTGTAATAACAACTGAAAACCTCTTGCAGGGAAGCTGCTTTGGCTCTGAAAGACGCCTCTAAAAATTCAGCCTCTTTCTTAAGCTTCCTTATTTTTTCTAGGTCAGAGCATGCGGCTTTTATTTGTTCCTTTCCAGAAGATGAACTTGATGCATGCAACTTCTGTAGCAAGCTCTCCAGTCTCACGAGAGCTTCATCTACACTCTCTAGAGcctgataaataaatattgttagTATCTATAGAACATCTGATAGTCAACGGAATTCTTAGCCCAAAAACTGGATTCAAACAATATCAAGAAAAGTGAAGTGGTTTTCACGACTAATTCATAGAATACAAACCTTATCAAATGAGTTTGAATCTCTATCAGTTGGCGATGCACTCATGTCAATAAAGCCCGCTTCTGTTACCGCCAAACTGGATCACACATTAACCAATCGCACACAGCTAAATTACTTGATCGTCAATTAAAAAGGTTTGCTATGCTCTATAACAAAGGATGCAAAAATGTTAAGTGCACAGAGATGGATATGTAGGGTATTCCTCGGATGGATACATGAAGCTTCTTCCTACACAATTTACCACTCTTCATTATCCTACCTTGATATTCCCAGTTCTTCCTTGCACTGGATTAACTTGTTGTGCCTGAAAATTTGAGAATGAAAATCAATATAATCACCAGCTACTTCTTTGGTTTATCCAATTTATAATTACAAACATGTTAATTGATACCCCTTGGATAAGAATTTAGCTGCCTTGACATTAGAAGGATTCTCAGGCCATTTGCTGTACTTTATAAAGCTCTGTAGCCAATAAGAGCAAACATTCAATATCTGAGGAAGAGCATCATAGTTAGGTGGCCCTTGTGGTCTGCTTTTATGCCCATGTGATTGTTCGGCTGGCTGGGAGTCCTTTCTGGTTGGATAGAAGGGAATCCAATCTAGTTCTTCACAGACAACCTACGCTATAAAGTTCCATGATAAGATTTCAAAATGGTTAAAAGAAACTGTCACTAGTAATGGTATGACTTATGTCTACCTCTACATACAACTGATAAGAACTGATGGCTGAAAGCTGAGGATATTGTAGGAGACTTCCTCCAATGAAGTGCCTGAAAAGAAGATAGCGAGTTTAAGTGATAGGTGTATCAAAAGAGTATGGCAAGCAAACAGAAGAAACTCAATGAGTCACCTAACAAGGTCTTCCACAGGATTGACCAGCGAATTAAAACCATTTGCAGCTAAAAAAGACTGGGTGCTCCTGCCTAAGGCAATGAAGAATCCAAAAATAGCTAAATCTCTTTCCAAGACCTGCAAGGCATAACCAACAGGTCCAGATTAACTCGTAAGATATTTAAAAGCAACTGTACAACCATATTCAACAATCAACATTCTACGAGTTataaaattaaaggaaaaaaaagtcaGATTTCTGTTTTGGTAAGTGCCACTTTTTTGAAGATCCTAGATAGTAGATTGTGCACTTAAGTTTGCAAACTGTTTCAGCTGTACAGCAAATGATATTCCAATAAATTCAACATGGAATTGGCTGTCCCAAATGAACCATTGCACATAATTCCTAAATCTTCTCAAATACTAAAACAAGCTCACATCCATACTACAGAGACTCTAAAAGCTGCTCAGATATAATTTTCTGCATTCTATTCATTACCTCGATACTTTCAGACGTTGTTAACCTTGCCCATATTTTCTCTCGATCAATAGCCCTCAGCAGTTGATTTTGTATAAGATCAACCCAGAAAACAACCTCGTCTGTACAGCAGTCACTTTTTACTCTGCATGCCGCTGCCCGAGTTCCAAAATGAACAAGAAACTCTCTGCGTAGACCGAGGCTTTTCACTGAATGATAGGCCTGAGGGAGTGGAACAAAGTCAACAAATTTGTCCATCAATCTCCCTGTAGTATCTGGAATCATAGAAAAGAAGGGCGGGCACGAAAGTTTTGTCGGGCCAAGTTTTGTGACTGCTGCGATGCAATTCAGCACAAGCATGAGAAGTGACACCTCAATCTCATTGCTTGCAGCTGAGGAGGACTTGCCTTTGACATAGCTGAAACAAACCATAGAGGATCGTCACTTTCCAAAAACCTCACAGGAAACGAGTGTTTTACAGAACGTACAAATatgaagaaattcaaaagaaatgACATACACAAAGGTAGCAGAAACAAATCGTTGGTCCCCCTCAAAACAATTCACAAAAGATGTCACCACCGAAGGAACTTGCTCAGACCAAAACCACTCATTGGCTTCAGGATGACTAGATGATAGTTTATCCCGCATCATACTATCAAGAGGAGCAGCTTGGCGTGATAAACTGCATGATGTgattatttaaattaagaacTATGAAGCAGCAAAATAGGATTATAATTAGACAGCAGGTGAGTTATAGAAAACTTTCAAAGTTGATGAAAGGCAATAAATGTCAAATCAATACTCTGTTGCATTCTCTTTCCAAGACAAGAACCAAAAATTCTACTAGATTAAGAACAGCAAAAAGTTGACAATCCAGTAACGCAGCATGCCATAGTTCTTAGGCCTTAAGTTAGTCGTGTAGTACCTCCTTTGCACAAAGACATTAAGATCATCGTCTCTATTGTTTCCTCTAGATGAAACCTCATTTGCAGCTTGTAGTAAGCAATACACAGACGCCTGAGAATGACAAACAGAAGATGAAATTAGCCAAATGCGCAATGGGAAGAGAACTTTTTATTCTGGCCCTGGTTTAAAACGATGTTTCCTAATCATGGTAAACTAAAAGATGGTAGAGACCTGGTAAGAGAACGTCTTAACCCAAGCATTTTTATCGACTCCAAGCCAGGCAGCTGAAAACCAAGGCAATCTCGAAGAGGAAATCTTATCTTTAAGAGCCAGCTCAAAAGTTCTGGCAGCATCATGTAAAGACTGAATGAGTTCACCACAGGTGTATTCATCTTTCAACGATCCACTAAGTTTAGCCCTCATCTCCTCAACATCATCGCTTGATCTCGACTGTGAGTTCCCATTAACAGCCACACCGTCTTCAGCAGATGCAAGTAGAAACGGCCTCCGTGAACTCATCTTCTTGTTCCCAAACAATCTCCTATGAAGAATGAACTTCTTACTTTCAAGAACATCATAGGTCACAAACAGTCTGCTCCTTGGATttccccggtacaaacaatcAAATTGTATCACTCTTCTGCAGGATATAAAAGTTCCGATGGACATCCGAGATAGACAAGGGTTTGAAGAGCTACAAATaggcaaaataaaataaaatcaaaagagtgtAATGGAGAAAGCTCAGCTCAATATCTCTTTATATTCCTCGACTTTGAAGTTTTGAACCAAGAAGCGACCTAATCAATCTCTACTACCACCAAGACTCGTATACACAACtactaaactttaaaaaattagcTAGGGCGGAAAATAAAATCGAAGATTCCGGAGAAAAAATGTGAGAGGTAATTTGGTTTACCTTGAGGATACAAGACCCGGCCGATGTAGCTTAACTGCCATCTACCATGAAAGCTTACACACAAAATCAGCTTGGGTAATATCTCTATTCTActaattttggtttgagaagaagaagagaaaaaaaaaacggaaaaaatCGCAGATGATGCTCTCCCAAGTCTGAGGGGGAGAGGGGAgggagaaggagatgatgaCGTGGCAGGAGCAGGATCTTTATCCGGTAGACGTGGAGCTCTCACAGTTCACTCAAACGAACGGACTTCTCTATTTCCTATTTATATCCATTTGTTATTTCGTGCCACGTGTATGTACCTTCTCTGCTTCTCACCGTAAGATTATCATTCGACCTTCTTTTTGAGACTCCGGTAATCATAATTTTTACTTATGCTTTAATCCCACGCAATTATCTCTATCTACTGAATGAAATGGATTCAGAGTTGATCATAAAGAAGCAAGAGCGAGTATAAAAAGCTAATAATTGAATGATGAGCACAAAGCTAATACGGATTACTGAAGGATGCTTGCTCATCATATTACAAGTAGAATCcaaaaaacactataaataaaagattaagcATTATTAGTAGTATTCGGTTCTGTTAATCGCTTTTAGATGTTTCAGTTGTTGTAGcagctactactactacaactGGCTCGTCGGGCGGTCCTCTAGCTATTGGaaacccaccaccaccaccaccaagacTTTGCTTCGGCTTTGCGTAGTCCACAAATATCACACGGCCATGTAATTGCTgtgaaagtttaaaaaaaaaactctttttattgTTACCAAGATGAATTAGTTTTAACAAGTGAAAAGCATTAAGAGATacaacattattatatttaccTGTCCGTTAAACTCCATCATAGCTTTCTGAGCTTCATCTTCCGAAGCAAATGTCACAAAACCGAAACCTTTCGATCTATCAGAGACTCTATCCATAACTATTTGAGCTGTAGACAGAAGCAAAAACTCTCAGATAGATAAAGCGGATATAAGTATATGAATGCATATTGtgtttaagtatatatattaccttCAACAACTTGGCCATATTTTGAAAATTCCTCAGATAATCCTTGTTCAGTAGTGTAAAACGATAAACCTGTAAAACAGGGTTGTATATATAGTTCAGAGTTAAACACGTTATTGGAGATTGTCATTTCACAATCACTCACCAAGAAAGAGCCATTTCAAAATCTtcagaaaaatataatacatcAGGTCTAATACTCGATTTGCTACAAACTAGCGAGGCTTAAAACCAAAATGTGACCACAAAAAGCATATCACAGTTCACATGAACTAGTAACATAGCGTTAATTAAACATGGCTTTGAAGAACCATAATTAACTATTCATGAGGAGATATTGGTTACTGAACAATAGAGAGAGAGGCTTTTAAGACTTACAACATCAGTAGACACTTTGAGAAGGAATGGTTACTTAACCTACAAatcaatttgattttggattaaTCGAACCGGAACAGAAATATAAGAGTTACCTCCAACAAAGAGCTTCGAAGCTACTCCACGGCGTTGAGTGAAGAAACACGTGGCGGAGGAGTTAACTAAGCCAGCGGATTTCAGGTACCGGCCACCGATCCTTGCTAGAGCCGCCATTGAACTGATGCGCGAGAGGACTGTTGGAGTGTCCATGAAATAAAGCACGCTGTGGATCGGGAAATATGGGCCTGGCCCAGTCCATATTGGAGAAGGAATTGGGTTGCTAaatttatttcaattatttttgtttcgttGATTTTAATTAGTGTGAGAATAAGTTGAAGAAGAGATACAACATAacgaacaaaaacaagaaaaagtgaCAATTAACCTCCATTAATTTTCAATCTTTCCAAAGATTAATACAAAACACAATATTTAGACTCTCCAAGATCTcacacaaatacaaaatataaggTTCTTCGAATAAACATTTCACACAAATGCTAGTTAGCacgatttttcttctttcgcTCGAAGAATCTCTATTGTGGAGCTAGGGTCGTTTAAGAGAGACGCCGGAGATGACGACAAGGATGGCTAAAAAGGTGACAGAGGCAAAGGCAGAGACGACAGCTCCGCTCGTTTTCTGACAGAAATCTCCAAACTGTTGGCAGATTGGAAGCCAGTTTGTGTTTGTATTCCCATTGTGTGCCAAATACACTATAGCCGCCGCTGCTGAAGCAGCCGCTGTGTCCAGAGCCAGAGCAGCCTGTACATATCAACACGAAAACAGAGAGTTATTGAATTTCTAGATTACTACTGCGTCAAGAGTTTGAAGAAGTGAGCAAGATGAGTACAGTGTCAAGAACAAGCAAAAGGAGTCTTGGAGCGACGGCTAGAGGACGAACAATCGTGACAACTGAGAAGGGAAGAGATAGGACAAGGTAAGCTGCGACTATTGCAATGGCAATCACAAAGAATCTGAACAGAGAGAGAACTGGAAGTTAGATAACTTAGTAAACAAGGGTCACgagatgaaagaagaaaaagaaaacagtatgTTATCATACTGGAAAGTTGGAAGATCATCGTAGCTAGCTTCAAACTGTAAAAACTGAGTGAAGAAAGGGAGAGTCTCATCACTAGTCCCCATTGTGGCAGCAGCAGCTAAGGCAGCTACAATGGCAGCTAAACGGAGAAGGAAATCGAAAATTGAGAGACCTCTCTTGTAACCTCCTGAACCAGTGTGGTCTCTGGCTAAACCGAGGAGAGGAGCTTTGCCTTTGATGGCTGAGCTCGACTCTGCTGGGACATCAACGGCTATCGAGtcactcttcatttttttccttctcttttgaCTTTTGAAAACTCTTCTTCAAGGATTTGTTTTGGGAGGGAATGGTACTGGATGCTCTTGCTGTTGTGTAAGTGATGGAATTCGGAGTTGGGTTTTTATAGGGTTTAGGTTTTGGTGGTGGACTTTGTTAATAGTATCAAACTATCAGTGGAGTAGAGAAAGAGTAGTTGTTGTTTTGCTTATCCCCAAGATGTGGAGTTGGCAACAAAATTATACAAGTCaacaagtaattaaaataataaaaataattggatCAGCAGATCATATATGCCTAAGTCAAGACTCTTATCAGTTGGTGGTGCACCCATCTCCTCGGGTATCAAAgactttttcattattattatcatacccaaaaaaaaagttcgaaaACTTTATCTTAAGTTTCCAACTAATCAATAGATCAAATATATCCAAATGGGAAAAAccaaagaacaaacaaaattcaatcgCTAGTTGTTCAGACTCTCTATATGACTTTGAGTTCGACTAGAGCACTAGCTTCCACGGAGGGTGAAATTGTTAAAAACTAGCTCTAGTTCCCAGTCCCAAAACAATAACTGTAGTCTATGGGGAAAAGACGGTTACTCTGGCAAACTTGTGGAGGAGGGAAAGAAGGGTCATGTCTCAATTCTCAATTTTCCAGCCACGCTTGGCCAGATCTTGAATCACGCGCCTCGCAGCTTCTGCATTATCGTTAAGAGGAGAGTAGCTCCACTTCTCACGCATCTTGTCATATAAAATCCATAGAAGCTCATGTCAGGATtcaccaaagaaaaagagaagtgtCTCACAAGTAGATAAATCGAAAGACTGGAGTAGAGTTCTTAGAGTTACATCTTCTTTTCCGGTTAAAGGTCGAACAGCTCCTCTTTCACGGAGAGTGTTCTGGAAGTCAGAAAATTTCCATGTACACTGTTCATCACCCACAACATAAACGGGTTTCCTGTGTCGAGAATGAGATTTCAATATCATTCAAAGACGGaacaataaaaaggaaaaggtcgttgttgttgtcttgaACATACCCGGTACTACATGCCTCGCTCAACATACTTATAGAGTCAGCAGTTATGATAAAAGTATCGGCTAATGCAAGATGTCCCAAATGCGGATTAGGGTCTGAGAAATGGAAGACGAGAGAAAGTATCAAACTTTGCCACGGACAAGTTGGGATTAACAAAATCCGTTTCACCTTTTCCATCGCAAATGTTGACCTTAGAGTTAGAGCTCAGTTCTCCTGTTATAATATCTGCAACCTGTAGAAATATGAGTAACTATGATGACCATTCAGTCCACACGAGCTCTATATTCTACAAATACTTTTACTTACCTTCTTTGGTGTTCTTCTTGAGAAAGATATTCTTAGGCTTCCACAGCTCCAAAGGATACTCTGAAGCATGCCACACAATTTCTTAGAAAGATCAACACCATACAAACAGTTCCCTacagaaaattaacaaaaaagcgTAAAAAGTTTAATCACAGTTATAAATACAGCTCAATAgactatataaaatatgaagATGCACAATATGTTTACTTGTAGGTCCTCCAATATTAACTACAACCAAAGGTTTTGACAGTGAAGCAAACTCGTCCTTCCATTCCAAAGTAGCCTTTCTTAGTGTAGAAGCGTCGACGTTATGAAGAGCTCCGGTAGTGAGAAACTGAATTTCAGAATTCAAGCTTGTTACCAGCAACTAAATGACAATTCCTTGCCATCAAATTCCTTTTGATGAACATTAGAAAAGACACATACCACATTTCTACCTGGAGGTTCATGTGGAGTTACCCATGGCCGGAGAAAGAAAGGAATCTGCATCTTTCCTTCAGGTGTTAAAGAATAATAATCATGACGAGGTGTGATCACAAGATCAAATCTCTCGAGACGCGACCTTGGATGTTGcacctggaaaaaaaaaacgagaaaacaatGAATATGAGGCCAAGATTTGGCATTTGCAGATATCAGTCAAATGGAAAGATctgctaaaagcctaaaaccatcatacacaacaaaaaaaaaaggccatAGAAACTTGGGTTCTTCAAGGAACAAACTTAACCTGGACAACAAAGACATTTTCCATAGCTAGTCGTCTTATGGAGCTTGCAACAGATATAGTATCACTACCACATGCCACCACTAACAACGGTCCATTCCTATCATAAGGCCAAAATTGTAATCATAAATGTTCAATTACAGTGCTGTATCAAGATCACATCAATTAACTTGATTTGATTTAGAGCAAAGGAGGATTAAACTACTTGTCAAACGTATTACGAGCCATAGCAGCAATCTGATGCGCATCAGCTACATCAAACTCATCCGTGATTCCTACAGCAATTTTCAGGAAACAAGTTACTAACAAAACTCTCTTATTAGGTCTTAGTTTCACTCAAATTGAATGATAAAAATAACTTGAAAACATATATGTTCAAAGTGTGAATCGCATTAGCATTCAATAAGAATTTAAGTCTACCAGTAGCGTTAATGGAGAATCCGGCACAGATACTGATGATAAAACGATGAATTCTTTTGCAGATAGAGATCGGAAACCATTGAAGGCAACTAATGATTCCACCTCTTGGTCTAGCGACACTCTGAAcaacagagagagaaaaaaacaaactaggAAAGCATTAGAAATTTGGATACAGACACACTTCGAATCACCTATAGAAAAAGATTAGTGTTTTGAATCGGAGCTTACATAATAGAGGTGACGATCGAAGAGGCCTAAGGATCGAATAAGGCCGATGCACTGATTCTCCGCGCCGGCGCAGCCGTTTCCGATCACAATAGCTCGTTTCACTACGCCGAAAACCCTTCCTTGTAGATCCTCCGATAAACCGGTGACGGCCAGTTCCGGTGGCGGTGTTCGTCGCATTACAGTTTGAGTGACGAGGGATTTGGAGATTCTTCTCTGAGAAACTTCAGTGAAGAAGACCGAGACAAAATCCAATTGACCAGACCAAACCGAAATTTAAATCggaataaaccaataaccaactTGAACCGGAAAATAAAAGGGGATAAATTAGCCTTGGTTTAATATATGAGTTAtaaagattttataataatctaaaaaccTTCTTCAGCTAATTTCATACATTAGTAATTTTCGGAGGGATATTGCCGTATTGGTAGATTGATTTATAATAAGTTGTGAATTTGTAGATTTATAATAAAGAATTTTGTGT is drawn from Camelina sativa cultivar DH55 chromosome 8, Cs, whole genome shotgun sequence and contains these coding sequences:
- the LOC104708491 gene encoding uncharacterized protein LOC104708491 isoform X2; the protein is MAVKLHRPGLVSSSSSNPCLSRMSIGTFISCRRVIQFDCLYRGNPRSRLFVTYDVLESKKFILHRRLFGNKKMSSRRPFLLASAEDGVAVNGNSQSRSSDDVEEMRAKLSGSLKDEYTCGELIQSLHDAARTFELALKDKISSSRLPWFSAAWLGVDKNAWVKTFSYQASVYCLLQAANEVSSRGNNRDDDLNVFVQRSLSRQAAPLDSMMRDKLSSSHPEANEWFWSEQVPSVVTSFVNCFEGDQRFVSATFVYVKGKSSSAASNEIEVSLLMLVLNCIAAVTKLGPTKLSCPPFFSMIPDTTGRLMDKFVDFVPLPQAYHSVKSLGLRREFLVHFGTRAAACRVKSDCCTDEVVFWVDLIQNQLLRAIDREKIWARLTTSESIEVLERDLAIFGFFIALGRSTQSFLAANGFNSLVNPVEDLVRHFIGGSLLQYPQLSAISSYQLYVEVVCEELDWIPFYPTRKDSQPAEQSHGHKSRPQGPPNYDALPQILNVCSYWLQSFIKYSKWPENPSNVKAAKFLSKGHNKLIQCKEELGISSLAVTEAGFIDMSASPTDRDSNSFDKALESVDEALVRLESLLQKLHASSSSSGKEQIKAACSDLEKIRKLKKEAEFLEASFRAKAASLQEDGGDSDSQEYSEEQSQYPKGKDSKNSINSVDQDTRDRGFWGFFVRNPRNKPSPESSADEYFEKSKENVNSVDSKPDEIYRFELLRSELIELEKRVQGSTDESVNEEGRTSEDPRSSMKGVQLVQSSKKENVIEKTLDQIKETSTDVWQGTQLLAFDSAAAMELLRRSVVGDELTEKEKKALRRTMTDLASVVPIGVLMLLPVTAVGHAAMLAAIQRYVPGLIPSTYGAERLNLLRQLEKVKQMQTNETEPEEGIDETEL
- the LOC104708491 gene encoding uncharacterized protein LOC104708491 isoform X1; its protein translation is MAVKLHRPGLVSSSSSNPCLSRMSIGTFISCRRVIQFDCLYRGNPRSRLFVTYDVLESKKFILHRRLFGNKKMSSRRPFLLASAEDGVAVNGNSQSRSSDDVEEMRAKLSGSLKDEYTCGELIQSLHDAARTFELALKDKISSSRLPWFSAAWLGVDKNAWVKTFSYQASVYCLLQAANEVSSRGNNRDDDLNVFVQRSLSRQAAPLDSMMRDKLSSSHPEANEWFWSEQVPSVVTSFVNCFEGDQRFVSATFVYVKGKSSSAASNEIEVSLLMLVLNCIAAVTKLGPTKLSCPPFFSMIPDTTGRLMDKFVDFVPLPQAYHSVKSLGLRREFLVHFGTRAAACRVKSDCCTDEVVFWVDLIQNQLLRAIDREKIWARLTTSESIEVLERDLAIFGFFIALGRSTQSFLAANGFNSLVNPVEDLVRHFIGGSLLQYPQLSAISSYQLYVEVVCEELDWIPFYPTRKDSQPAEQSHGHKSRPQGPPNYDALPQILNVCSYWLQSFIKYSKWPENPSNVKAAKFLSKGHNKLIQCKEELGISSLAVTEAGFIDMSASPTDRDSNSFDKALESVDEALVRLESLLQKLHASSSSSGKEQIKAACSDLEKIRKLKKEAEFLEASFRAKAASLQEDGGDSDSQEYSEEQSQYPKGKDSKNSINSVDQDTSRDRGFWGFFVRNPRNKPSPESSADEYFEKSKENVNSVDSKPDEIYRFELLRSELIELEKRVQGSTDESVNEEGRTSEDPRSSMKGVQLVQSSKKENVIEKTLDQIKETSTDVWQGTQLLAFDSAAAMELLRRSVVGDELTEKEKKALRRTMTDLASVVPIGVLMLLPVTAVGHAAMLAAIQRYVPGLIPSTYGAERLNLLRQLEKVKQMQTNETEPEEGIDETEL
- the LOC104708496 gene encoding glycine-rich RNA-binding protein 5, mitochondrial-like; the protein is MAALARIGGRYLKSAGLVNSSATCFFTQRRGVASKLFVGGLSFYTTEQGLSEEFSKYGQVVEAQIVMDRVSDRSKGFGFVTFASEDEAQKAMMEFNGQQLHGRVIFVDYAKPKQSLGGGGGGFPIARGPPDEPVVVVVAATTTETSKSD